From Musa acuminata AAA Group cultivar baxijiao unplaced genomic scaffold, Cavendish_Baxijiao_AAA HiC_scaffold_997, whole genome shotgun sequence, the proteins below share one genomic window:
- the LOC135665401 gene encoding ATP synthase subunit a, chloroplastic: protein MNVIPCSIKTLKGLYDISGVEVGQHFYWQIGGLQVHAQVLITSWVVIAILLGSVILAVRNPQTIPTGGQNFFEYVLEFIRDLSKTQIGEEYGPWVPFIGTMFLFIFVSNWSGALLPWKIIQLPHGELAAPTNDINTTVALALLTSVAYFYAGLSKKGLGYFGKYIQPTPILLPINILEDFTKPLSLSFRLFGNILADELVVVVLVSLVPSVVPIPVMFLGLFTSGIQALIFATLAAAYIGESMEGHH from the coding sequence atgaatgttataccatgttccattaaaacactcaaggggttatacgatatatcgggtgtagaagtaggccaacatttctattggcaaataggaggtttacaagtccatgcccaagtacttatcacttcttgggtagtaattgctatcttattaggttcggtgatcctagctgttcggaatccacaaaccattccgaccggcggtcagaatttcttcgaatatgtccttgaatttattcgagacttgagcaaaacccagattggagaagaatatggtccttgggttccctttattggaactatgttcctatttatttttgtttctaactGGTCAGGTGCTCTTTTACCTTGGAAAATTATACAGTTACCTCATGGGGAGTTAGCTGCGCCCACGAATGATATAAATACTACTGTTGCTTTAGCTTTACTCACGTCAGTCGCATATTTTTATGCGGGTCTTAGCAAAAAAGGATTGGGTTATTTTGGGAAATACATTCAACCAACTCCAATACTTTTACCAATTAACATCCTAGAAGATTTCACAAAACCCTTATCTCTTAGTTTTCGACTTTTCGGGAATATATTGGCTGATGAATTAGTAGTTGTCGTTCTTGTTTCTTTAGTCCCTTCAGTAGTTCCTATACCTGTCATGTTTCTTGGATTATTTACAAGTGGTATTCAAGCTCTTATTTTTGCAACGTTAGCTGCGGCTTATATAGGTGAATCCATGGAGGGTCATCATTGA
- the LOC135665403 gene encoding DNA-directed RNA polymerase subunit beta' has translation MNQNFYSMIDRYKHQQLRIGLVSPQQIKAWANKILPNGEIVGEVTKPYTFHYKTNKPEKDGLFCERISGPIKSGICACGNYRVIGAEKEDPKFCEQCGVEFVDSRIRRYQMGYIKLACPVTHVWYLKRLPSYIANLLDKPLKELEGLVYCDFSFARPIAKKPTFLRLRGLFEYEIQSRKYSIPLFFTTQGFETFRNREISTGAGAIREQLADSDLRIITGNSLVEWKELGEEGSTGNEWEDRKIRRRKDFLVRRMELAKHFIRTNVEPEWMVLCLLPVLPPELRPIIQIDGGKLMSSDINELYRRVIYRNNTLTDLLATSRSTPGELVMCQEKLVQEAVDTLLDNGIRGQPMRDGHNKVYKSFSDVIEGKEGRFRETLLGKRVDYSGRSVIVVGPSLSLHQCGLPREIAIELFQTFVIRGLIRQHVASNIGIAKSKIREKEPIVWEILQEVMRGHPVLLNRAPTLHRLGIQAFQPFLVEGRAICLHPLVCKGFNADFDGDQMAVHVPLSLEAQAEARLLMFSHMNLLSPAIGDPISVPTQDMLIGLYLLTIGNRRGICANRYNPYRYSCGNYQNKKVDNKKNDYRYTEKKEPYFSSSYDALGAYQQKRISLDSPLWLRWRLDQRVIGSREVPIEVQYESLGTYHEIYGHYLIEGSVTKEIRCIYIRTTLGHISFYREIEEAIQGFCRAYSYAI, from the exons ATGAATCAGAATTTCTATTCTATGATTGACCGGTATAAACATCAACAACTTCGAATTGGACTAGTTTCTCCTCAACAAATAAAGGCTTGGGCCAACAAAATTTTACCTAATGGAGAGATAGTTGGAGAGGTGACAAAGCCCTATACGTTTCATTATAAGACCAATAAACCAGAAAAAGATGGATTGTTTTGTGAAAGAATCTCTGGGCCCATAAAAAGTGGAATTTGTGCTTGtggaaattatcgagtgattggaGCTGAAAAAGAAGACCCGAAATTTTGTGAACAATGCGGGGTGGAATTTGTTGATTCTCGGATACGAAGATATCAAATGGGATACATCAAACTCGCATGTCCAGTGACTCATGTGTGGTATTTGAAACGTCTTCCTAGTTATATCGCGAATCTTTTAGATAAACCCCTTAAGGAATTAGAAGGCCTAGTATACTGCGAT ttttcttttgctaggcccatagcgaaaaaacctactttcttacgattacgaggtttattcgaatatgaaatccaatctcggaaatacagcataccacttttttttactacccaaggcttcgagacatttcgaaatcgagaaatctctacaggagcaggtgctatcagagaacaattagccgattcagatttgcgaattattacgggtaattcattagtagaatggaaggaattaggggaggaggggtccactggaaatgaatgggaagatagaaaaattagaagaagaaaggattttttggttagacgcatggaattagctaaacattttattcgaacaaatgtagaaccagaatggatggttttgtgcttattaccagttcttcctcccgagttgagaccaatcattcagatagatgggggtaaactaatgagttcggatattaatgaactctatagacgagttatctatcggaataatactcttaccgatctattagcaacaagtagatctacgccaggggaattagtaatgtgtcaggagaaattggtacaagaggccgtggatacacttcttgataatgggatccgtggacaaccaatgagggatggtcataataaaGTTTACAAGTCATTTTCAGATGTAATTGAAGGCAAAGAGGGAAGATTTCGTGAGACTCTGCTTGGTAAACGTGTCGATTATTCGGGACGTTCCGTCATTGTCGTGGGTCCTTCGCTTTCATTACATCAGTGTGGATTACCTCGAGAAATAGCAATAGAGCTTTTCCAAACATTTGTAATTCGTGGTCTAATCAGACAACATGTTGCTTCTAACATAGGAATTGCTAAAAGTAAAATTCGGGAAAAAGAACCCATTGTATGGGAAATACTTCAAGAAGTTATGCGGGGGCATCCTGTATTATTGAATAGAGCACCCACCCTGCACAGATTAGGCATACAGGCGTTCCAACCCTTTTTAGTGGAGGGACGCGCTATTTGTTTACATCCATTAGTTTGTAAGGGTTTCAATGCAGactttgatggggatcaaatggctgttcatgtacctttatctttggaagctcaagcggaggctcgtttacttatgttttctcatatgaatctcttgtctccagctattggggatcctatttccgtaccaactcaagatatgcttatcggactctatttattaacgatcgggaatcgtcgaggtatttgtgcaaataggtataatccatatagatatagttgcggaaactaccaaaataaaaaggttgacaataaaaaaaatgactataggtatacggaaaAGAAAGAACCCTATTTTTCTAGTTCCTATGATGCACTTGGAGCTTATCAACAGAAACGAATTAGTTTAGATAGTCCTTTGTGGCTCCGATGGAGACTAGATCAACGTGTCATTGGCTCAAGAGAAGTTCCCATCGAAGTTCAATATGAATCTTTGGGTacttatcatgagatttatgggcactatctaatagaaggaagtgtaacaaaggaaatccgttgtatatacattcgaactactcttggtcatatttctttttatcggGAAATAGAAGAAGCCATACAGGGGTTTTGTCGAGCCTACTCATACGCTATCTAA